Proteins encoded within one genomic window of Rhizobium favelukesii:
- a CDS encoding PIN domain-containing protein, with protein MTRYLLDTNVISNVVKQKPSESLLAWWAEQRDENLYIASLTVAEIRRGILEKPRGKKRDALDAWFSGPEGPQGLFAGRVLPFDDKAALIWARLMADGKSAGRPRSGLDMIVAAIAGANDCVVVTDNEKDFAGTQFINPLRNRVGP; from the coding sequence GTGACACGCTATCTCCTCGATACCAACGTCATCAGCAACGTCGTAAAGCAAAAGCCGTCGGAATCGCTGCTGGCATGGTGGGCAGAGCAACGCGACGAAAATCTGTACATAGCCTCCCTAACGGTTGCGGAGATTAGGCGTGGCATCCTTGAAAAGCCACGTGGGAAGAAGCGCGACGCTCTCGATGCGTGGTTCTCTGGTCCCGAAGGGCCGCAAGGTTTGTTCGCGGGACGCGTCCTGCCCTTCGACGACAAGGCCGCACTGATTTGGGCTCGCCTGATGGCCGATGGCAAGTCAGCTGGCCGGCCTCGTAGCGGGCTCGATATGATCGTGGCCGCAATTGCAGGCGCGAATGATTGTGTGGTGGTTACGGACAACGAAAAGGATTTTGCCGGCACCCAGTTCATCAATCCCTTGCGGAACCGAGTGGGACCATGA